A segment of the Sulfurovum indicum genome:
AAAGTGGAGAAAACCTTCAAGTACATTTGTCTCCCCGTCATTAAAGTTCACCATACTTACCAAAAGTGTCAATGCGATCATCATCGTCTGTACCGGAGTCAAAGAGAGATTAAGCTCCATCTCAAGATAGTAGGAGGCCATGATCACTGCAGGGATCGTCAGCAAGACCGTTGCCAATGATGCACCGAGTGCAATATTGATAACTGTTTGCATACGGTCATCAACAGCCGCCCGTACAGCGGTAATCAGCTCCGGTGCAGCCGAAATCACAGCAACGCCGACCGCACCAATAGCAAGCGGCAGCCCAAAGGTCTCTAAAGTATTACCCATAAACAGAGAGAGAATTTCTGCAAGTACGCCGATGACAATGATCGAAATAACCAGATTGAAAGCGTGATACCAGGCATTGATCTCATGTTGCAGTTCGCAGCTCTCTTCCTTCTCACATACTGTTTCACTGTCCCTATTTTCACTGTCCCCATTATATTCAAAAAAATATTTGTGAGACAAAAGCTGCACACGAGTGAAAATGATGTAAAGGAAGACAAAGACTACCACATTGAACCACATAAACCGGTGATGATAAACAGGATCAATGAATTCAGGCAGCACCATTGCTATACCGATAGCAACCAGCAGCATAGAGAGATAGGAGTTTGAGGAGTCTACATTGTAAGGCTGTTCTCCATGCTTGATCCCGCCTATGATCGCTGCAAGGCCCAAAAGCCCGTTTATATCAAGCATCACTGCTGAATAGATGGTATCTCTGGCAAGTTCCGGATTCTCTGCATGCATCATCATGATAACGATGATCACGATCTCTACTATCACAGCCGACATCGTAAGAATAAGCGTTCCGTAAGGCTCTCCAAACCTTTCGGCCAGTTTTTCTGCATGATGTGCTACCGACATTGCCGCATAGATGATCACTACAAAAAGAGTACCAAACCCTATAAGGTTTCCTGCTGTAGTCTGCACCAGTGCATGTTCAAAGTAGGTTATACCCAGAAAAGTAATAACTGCCAGAAAGAGACTGTACTCTTTGGAGAACTGTTTAAAAAGACTCATCTTACTTTAAAAGATCCTCATATGTTTCACTGGCATCAAGTCTGAACTTCCCTTCTACTTTTACAATACGTTCATCCCCCGATTTCCATGCCTTTTTCAAACGCTTCAGAAATTTCTCCTGCTGTTTTGTTTTATCCAGTCCAAACTTTTTAAAGAGCTTTTTTACACTGATCCAGTGCCTCTTCTCCTCAGCCTCTTCACTCAGCACATCGATCGCTTCTTCAGTCGGTTTCTGGAACTCGAGCTGATGCATATAGAGTGCACGCATTTCATGGAATGCCTCTTTAAGAAGATCTATCTCTCCGCGAAGTGTCCTGGTGATCTGTTTGTTCGATTTTTTAAGATCCTTGACTGTATCTTTAAGTACGGCAATCGTCTCATCTTTTGCAGACAACAGTGCTTTATAGTCTTTATGAAGCTCTTTTGAGACAGGCTTGTCCGATTTCAAGGTTGCTGTTTTGGCACTTTCTGTACTTTTGGGGGAAGGGGGCCTTGCAGTCGTTTGAGACTTATTATCTTCATTGTCAACCACAATGTAAAGCTTACCCTCTACATCCTTCGCTGTCAATATACCACGCTTGATCTTTGCATAGACCGCCTGTCTGGAGATACCAAGCTCTTTGGCATACTCTGCAGGTTTCATCAGCTTTTCCATTTCTTGCCCCTCTTTACCTCCGGGTAACATATGGGCACCTCTAATAACCCCATATGTACATAACATTGTCGGCTTTGTTCTAGGCAAGGCACACTTTACAGACCTAGCCGTAGCTAAGTCGAAAAAGTGTAACGCCGCATAGGGCAAAGCCGGCATTGCCCAAAGGGTGGGCTTTGCAGACGCGATCTTTCACAAGAGGCTTCCATCGTCTTAGCTTTGGCTAGGACTTGAAAGCCTCTTGCAAAATCTCACATCTGCAAAACCCATTATGGGCGTATGGGGTTATTAGAGGTGCCCATATGAGACAACCCGGGTTTACAGTTTAGTAAATCATAGCATAAGTTTAATGAAAGGTATAGAAAAACCGATTAAATAGAAAAAACAGCACCTCCGCTCTGAGCTGTCAGCCTACAAGCATCCAAATAGCAGTACTCCATATTGGATGATAAAGCATTTCATATTCAGAAACTCTGTTTCTGAACACATCAGCATAGCTACTTTTGTGTACCGTCAAGTACCGGAACAAAGAGGCATGGTTCAATGCTCTCGGAGGTAATACGCCCGTTCTTTTTGTAAAAGCGTGTCAAAATATGGTAATTTTCACTCTGTTGAATAGGTGCAACCAGTATACCATCCTCTTTAAGCTGATCAAAAAGTACCTGCGGCACCTCTTTTGCTGTTGCCGAGAAGAGAATACGCTCAAACGGTGCATACTGTTTCCAGCCTCTCTGACCATCATCAAAACGGGTAAAGATATTGTGCATTTCAAGTTCACTGAAACGGCGTTTTGCCTCTTTGAGCAGTTCATCAATTCTCTCAATGGTAAAAACACGGCGACAGATCTTGCTGAGTATTGCCGCCTGATATCCGCTCCCGCAACCAATCTCCAGAATGGAATCCACACCTTTCAGTTCAAGGTGCTGGGTCATTTTGGCAACGGTCAGCGGTGAGGATATCCATTGGCGGGCTGCAAGGGGCAGGGCATCAAGTTTATAGGAGAGGTGCTTGAACTCATTAGGAACAAATGCTTCCCTGTCGACTTCCAAAAAGGCCTCTTTGACATGCGTATCAAGCAGAAAATGCTGTTCTATTTCATTCACAAGATTTTGTCTGTTTCTCGCTTTTATCATACCCTGCTTTTCCTCTGCCCCTTATTTATGCTGTGAATTCTATCGAAAATATGGTTAATTCATCACGATATAACGACGAAGCTTCTTGATCTCTCTAAAATCGACCCTGCCTTCTATTGCTTCGAGGCTGTCATCCATAATGACATTTCCGTTTGGAGAGATGACTGCAGAAGAGGCTGCCATGTCACTGTCACTGCTGTTGGAGACGATTACATAACACTGATTCATCACAGCCAGTGCCTGAGAGAGGATCTCCAGATGACGCTTTCGAGGCAATCCCCAGCGTGCAAGAACAAATACCACATCTGCTCCCTCAATCTGTTTCCAGAGTTCTTTAAAGCGTAGTTCAAAACAGATCAGGATCGCATACTTGACCCCGTCTATTTCAAAAGGTTTAATGCGTTTTTTCCTCCCCTCGGCAAGGTAAAGATCTTCATCACCCAGCTTGAAAAGCTTCACTTTCTCCTGGCGATGCACCACTTTATGTCTGTGTATCACTACAGCCTGATTATAGAAAACATCCCCTTCCTCTACCAGAAGCGTGAACACCAGTATAGGTTCATCGATCTCCTGTTTGAGTACCTTCAATGCTTTGGCCGAGAACTTCGCTGCCGTTGTCAGGT
Coding sequences within it:
- a CDS encoding DUF3972 domain-containing protein, which translates into the protein MEKLMKPAEYAKELGISRQAVYAKIKRGILTAKDVEGKLYIVVDNEDNKSQTTARPPSPKSTESAKTATLKSDKPVSKELHKDYKALLSAKDETIAVLKDTVKDLKKSNKQITRTLRGEIDLLKEAFHEMRALYMHQLEFQKPTEEAIDVLSEEAEEKRHWISVKKLFKKFGLDKTKQQEKFLKRLKKAWKSGDERIVKVEGKFRLDASETYEDLLK
- a CDS encoding calcium:proton antiporter, giving the protein MSLFKQFSKEYSLFLAVITFLGITYFEHALVQTTAGNLIGFGTLFVVIIYAAMSVAHHAEKLAERFGEPYGTLILTMSAVIVEIVIIVIMMMHAENPELARDTIYSAVMLDINGLLGLAAIIGGIKHGEQPYNVDSSNSYLSMLLVAIGIAMVLPEFIDPVYHHRFMWFNVVVFVFLYIIFTRVQLLSHKYFFEYNGDSENRDSETVCEKEESCELQHEINAWYHAFNLVISIIVIGVLAEILSLFMGNTLETFGLPLAIGAVGVAVISAAPELITAVRAAVDDRMQTVINIALGASLATVLLTIPAVIMASYYLEMELNLSLTPVQTMMIALTLLVSMVNFNDGETNVLEGFLHFILFIVFVFLLFI
- a CDS encoding carbon-nitrogen hydrolase family protein; this translates as MLYRRKPMPVAALQLPSEKRYQTNLERLLEYIHTHRDKEIIVAPEVFLTAYDYEHLTTAAKFSAKALKVLKQEIDEPILVFTLLVEEGDVFYNQAVVIHRHKVVHRQEKVKLFKLGDEDLYLAEGRKKRIKPFEIDGVKYAILICFELRFKELWKQIEGADVVFVLARWGLPRKRHLEILSQALAVMNQCYVIVSNSSDSDMAASSAVISPNGNVIMDDSLEAIEGRVDFREIKKLRRYIVMN
- a CDS encoding protein-L-isoaspartate(D-aspartate) O-methyltransferase, translated to MIKARNRQNLVNEIEQHFLLDTHVKEAFLEVDREAFVPNEFKHLSYKLDALPLAARQWISSPLTVAKMTQHLELKGVDSILEIGCGSGYQAAILSKICRRVFTIERIDELLKEAKRRFSELEMHNIFTRFDDGQRGWKQYAPFERILFSATAKEVPQVLFDQLKEDGILVAPIQQSENYHILTRFYKKNGRITSESIEPCLFVPVLDGTQK